CGAGAAGCTCGAGATCCCGCATCTGTCCACCGGTGACCTGTTCCGGGAGAACATCGGCAACGGCACCGAGTTGGGCCTCAAGGCCAAGCGCTACCTGGACGCCGGCGATCTGGTGCCCTCCGAGCTGACCAACGAACTCGTCGACGACCGGCTGAGCAAGTCGGACACCGACAACGGTTTCATCCTGGACGGCTACCCGCGCTCGGTGGCACAGGCCAAGGCGCTGCACGACATGCTCGAGCGTCGCGGTACCCAACTCGACGCGGTGCTGGAGTTCCGGGTATCCGAGACGGTCTTGCTGGAGCGCCTCAAGGCGCGTGGCCGGGCCGACGACACCGACGACGTCATCCTCAACCGGATGAAGGTCTA
The sequence above is a segment of the Candidatus Mycobacterium wuenschmannii genome. Coding sequences within it:
- a CDS encoding adenylate kinase, with translation MRVVLLGPPGAGKGTQAVKLAEKLEIPHLSTGDLFRENIGNGTELGLKAKRYLDAGDLVPSELTNELVDDRLSKSDTDNGFILDGYPRSVAQAKALHDMLERRGTQLDAVLEFRVSETVLLERLKARGRADDTDDVILNRMKVYRDETAPLIEYYSGELKTVDAVGEVDEVFGRALQALGK